In Lathyrus oleraceus cultivar Zhongwan6 chromosome 2, CAAS_Psat_ZW6_1.0, whole genome shotgun sequence, the DNA window ATCTAAACAAAAAAGCCTACAAACCACAAGCAATTTCATTTGGTCCTTATCATTATGGAGAAGAACATTTAAAAGCTATGGAAGAACACAAGCATAGAGCACTTGTTCATTTCCTAAAGAGGTGTCAAAAACCCATTGAGTTGGTATTCCAAGAAATGGAACAAGTGGTCCAAGAGTTGAGAGACTCATACAAGCCACTTGATCCAAGTTGGATATTAGATACACCAAAGTTTGTTCAAATGATGATTCTTGATGGTTGTTTTATTTTGGAGATTTTGAGAGCTAATGATTGTGTTGTAGATGATTATGCTGAAAATGATCCTGTCTTTGGTGAACATGGGAAGTTTTATGTTTTGCCATATATCAAACGTGACATGCTTATGCTTGAGAATCAGATCCCTATGACGGTTTTACATACATTGATTCAACTTGAAACTAGAACCGAACAGGTAACTAGTTATCAATTTTCAATGTACATattttgtttttttcttcttattttgCCTGATTTTTATTCCGTCGAAAACATGAATCATTACAGGAATACGATCACGAGTTATTAAACGAGAAAACCGCAAAGTTATTAAACCCTAGCACACCTTTAATCCAAAGCTTGGGAAAATGCATGCATATATTGGATGTTTATAGAAAAAGCCTAATTCAACAAGGACCAAGCCACCCAACACGCATGCccaaagaaacaaaaagaaacTGGTTAACTTTAGAAGCAGGAGAAGAGATTATTCGATCAGCGGTCGAGCTTCATGAGGCCGGAATCCGCTTCaagaaaagcaaaacatggaGTCTCAAAGACGTTTCATTCGATCGAGGTGTTCTTAGGCTTCCGATTTTGGTCGTAGATGACACAACCGAATACATGCTTCTCAATCTCATCGCCTTCGAGCGTCTCCATGTTGGAGCAGGTAACGAGGTAACATCATTTATATTCTTTATGGACACCATTGTTGACAATGCCATGGATGTTGCACTTCTGAATCGG includes these proteins:
- the LOC127121102 gene encoding UPF0481 protein At3g47200 translates to MELEMNWIDQINNEIKSNGPAIYDEMEQWKKHSIYKIPSIVTNLNKKAYKPQAISFGPYHYGEEHLKAMEEHKHRALVHFLKRCQKPIELVFQEMEQVVQELRDSYKPLDPSWILDTPKFVQMMILDGCFILEILRANDCVVDDYAENDPVFGEHGKFYVLPYIKRDMLMLENQIPMTVLHTLIQLETRTEQEYDHELLNEKTAKLLNPSTPLIQSLGKCMHILDVYRKSLIQQGPSHPTRMPKETKRNWLTLEAGEEIIRSAVELHEAGIRFKKSKTWSLKDVSFDRGVLRLPILVVDDTTEYMLLNLIAFERLHVGAGNEVTSFIFFMDTIVDNAMDVALLNRNGIIINALGSDKVVSKLFNSLSKDITVDRHGVLDVVRMSMSDYCKKPWKRWRANLIQTYFRNPWAIVSLVAAIFLFALTIVQTVYSVEQYYQNPSPTDSPILPVTPKPHHLL